A region from the Buchnera aphidicola (Astegopteryx bambusae) genome encodes:
- a CDS encoding peroxiredoxin codes for MTLVTKKAPKFYATAILPNNKIIENFDFKKYIKNKISILFFWPMDFTFVCPTEIIKFNQLYEKLKKRKTKIIGVSCDSIYSHYTWKKESIKNGGIGNLKYIILSDIKKEIQKLYEIEHPKMGIALRATFIIDSDGIIKHETINDLPYGRNIKETIRIVDALKFHKKHGEVCPSNWNKNKIGMKPSIKGLQEYLKNK; via the coding sequence ATGACATTAGTAACAAAAAAAGCTCCTAAATTTTATGCAACTGCTATATTACCAAATAATAAGATAATAGAAAATTTTGATTTTAAAAAATACATAAAAAATAAAATATCTATATTATTTTTTTGGCCTATGGATTTCACATTTGTATGTCCTACAGAAATAATAAAATTTAATCAACTATATGAGAAATTAAAAAAAAGAAAAACAAAAATAATCGGAGTATCTTGTGATTCTATATATTCACATTATACTTGGAAAAAAGAATCAATAAAAAACGGAGGAATAGGAAATTTAAAATATATAATTTTATCTGATATAAAAAAAGAAATACAAAAATTATATGAAATTGAACATCCAAAAATGGGTATTGCGCTAAGAGCAACATTTATAATAGATTCTGATGGCATAATAAAACATGAAACAATAAATGATCTTCCATATGGCAGAAACATAAAAGAAACAATTAGAATAGTAGATGCTTTAAAATTTCATAAAAAACATGGTGAAGTGTGTCCATCAAATTGGAATAAAAATAAAATAGGAATGAAACCTTCTATAAAAGGTTTACAAGAATATTTAAAAAATAAATAA
- the pth gene encoding aminoacyl-tRNA hydrolase, with protein sequence MINTKMIVGLSNPIEDYIDTRHNVGSWFIKILYKKFKIVLKYKKKFFGYIGLCKCVNNNVYFLIPNIYMNLNGTSIYAVASFYKIKIKNILIIQDDLNTFVGKTKFITSYKNYGHNGIKNIISKFENKVAFNRLCIGIGRPKRNVSLSSYVLSKPSKEEKKLIFQSIYSSINIVEKFINKN encoded by the coding sequence TTGATAAATACAAAAATGATAGTTGGTTTATCTAATCCTATTGAAGACTATATTGATACTAGACATAATGTTGGATCATGGTTTATAAAAATTTTATATAAAAAATTTAAAATAGTACTAAAATATAAAAAAAAATTTTTTGGATACATTGGATTATGTAAATGTGTTAATAACAATGTTTATTTTTTAATACCAAATATTTATATGAATTTAAATGGAACATCTATTTATGCGGTAGCTTCTTTTTATAAAATAAAAATTAAAAATATTTTAATTATACAAGATGATTTAAATACTTTTGTTGGTAAAACAAAATTTATTACTTCATATAAAAATTATGGTCATAATGGTATAAAAAATATAATCAGTAAATTTGAAAATAAAGTTGCATTTAATAGGCTATGCATTGGTATAGGAAGACCTAAAAGAAATGTTAGTTTATCTTCTTATGTATTATCTAAGCCTAGTAAAGAAGAAAAAAAGTTAATTTTTCAATCTATATATAGTTCAATAAATATTGTTGAAAAATTTATTAACAAAAATTAG
- the grxD gene encoding Grx4 family monothiol glutaredoxin, which translates to MCIKQKNTIKKIKEQIKNNPILLYMKGSFNSPSCGFSLKASNIISMYTKKCKYIDILQYPDIRIELPKLSNWPTFPQLWVNKKLIGGCDIIIKMSKTGELQKILDTA; encoded by the coding sequence ATGTGCATAAAACAAAAAAATACAATAAAAAAAATAAAAGAACAAATAAAAAATAATCCAATATTATTATATATGAAAGGTAGTTTTAATTCTCCAAGTTGTGGGTTTTCTCTTAAAGCATCTAATATAATTTCTATGTATACTAAAAAATGTAAATATATAGACATTTTACAATATCCAGATATTAGAATAGAATTACCTAAACTTTCAAATTGGCCTACATTTCCTCAATTGTGGGTAAATAAAAAGTTAATTGGTGGATGTGATATAATAATTAAAATGTCAAAAACTGGAGAATTACAAAAAATTTTAGATACAGCATAG
- the dksA gene encoding RNA polymerase-binding protein DksA gives MKIKKKKMSSLSILSIAKVKPYKNKKNEKYMNKNQIKHFTKILKAWKKQIENRNKYYKNNISGEQINFPDPIDRAVQEEEFSLNLQNSVRDIKTIKKINNTLKKIELKNFGYCCSCDIKIGIKRLEARPTANLCIDCKTLAEIREKQIIK, from the coding sequence ATGAAAATAAAAAAAAAGAAAATGTCTTCTTTAAGCATATTATCAATTGCAAAAGTAAAACCATATAAAAATAAAAAAAATGAAAAGTATATGAACAAAAACCAAATAAAACATTTTACAAAAATATTAAAAGCATGGAAAAAACAAATAGAAAACAGAAACAAATATTATAAAAATAATATATCAGGAGAACAAATAAATTTTCCAGATCCAATTGATAGAGCAGTACAAGAAGAAGAATTTAGTCTAAATTTGCAAAATAGCGTAAGAGATATTAAAACAATAAAAAAAATAAATAATACTCTAAAAAAAATTGAATTAAAAAATTTTGGATATTGTTGTTCATGTGATATTAAAATAGGAATAAAAAGATTAGAAGCTAGACCAACAGCAAATTTATGCATAGATTGTAAAACTCTAGCAGAAATTAGAGAAAAACAAATTATAAAATAA
- a CDS encoding superoxide dismutase produces the protein MLFFIKIFISKCVIKMFKLPILNYSYKEFEPYIDKKTMFIHYNKHHKNYLNNLNVILKKNTITYSSLENLVSSISKINIKNILTLKNNLGGYYNHVLFWENLKLKTNININFKKIIKKNFKTFKNFKKNFENVAAAHFGSGWVWLIIKKNNFLEIVSTNNQDNPLMGKHISGVFGYPIICLDLWEHAYYLNYKNDKISYIKNFWKILNWDIVFERYNAYIKKNKTIE, from the coding sequence ATGTTATTTTTTATAAAAATTTTTATTTCAAAGTGTGTAATAAAAATGTTTAAATTACCTATTTTAAATTATTCGTATAAAGAATTTGAGCCATATATAGATAAAAAAACAATGTTTATACATTATAATAAACATCATAAAAATTATTTAAATAATTTAAATGTTATATTAAAAAAAAATACTATAACTTATAGTTCTTTAGAAAATTTAGTTTCTTCTATTAGTAAAATTAATATTAAAAATATTTTAACATTAAAAAATAACTTAGGAGGTTATTATAATCATGTATTATTTTGGGAAAATTTAAAGTTAAAAACTAATATAAATATTAATTTTAAAAAAATTATAAAAAAGAATTTTAAAACTTTTAAAAATTTTAAAAAAAATTTTGAAAATGTTGCAGCTGCTCATTTTGGATCTGGGTGGGTTTGGTTAATTATTAAAAAAAATAATTTTTTAGAGATTGTATCTACAAACAATCAAGATAACCCTTTAATGGGTAAACATATTTCCGGTGTATTTGGTTATCCTATTATTTGTTTAGATTTATGGGAGCATGCATATTATCTAAATTATAAAAATGATAAAATCAGTTATATAAAAAATTTTTGGAAAATTTTAAATTGGGATATTGTTTTTGAAAGATATAATGCATATATAAAAAAAAATAAAACTATTGAATAA
- the thrA gene encoding bifunctional aspartate kinase/homoserine dehydrogenase I, whose amino-acid sequence MKVLKFGGSSLSNAKKFIKISKILKKKSKNNKIYVVLSAPYKITNYLISYIKNYENKKNNDNLEKIKKKLKKILINILLIEKKIKISVLKNILNNHIKKIEKILKNRTHTKKINEKEKAIIISKGEIISVEIMHYILKNMNVKSKIINPVKKIISNNNYLNAKINIDASCKKLKSTKKYKEKIILMPGFISGNKNKETTLLGRNGSDYSATILSNCLHVELCEIWKDVNGIYTADPKIVYNAKHIKKISYEETLELAKCGSEIIHPKAIYPLYKKNIPCIIKNSYFPNIKGTLIHKNSENNSKISIKSITYLKNSAIIQIFFKKNVNKKILKKILMYEQENSQYKIFNTKIISEKKITIIKSNYDNNENIKILKNFIEKHFKKDQKCKIKIKKNLSIISIIGKNISSKTKILYKIIYAIKKINVKIISIILENSKNSISIIIKKKYLKSSIISIHNEFFYKKKIIEIYLLGVGGVGNSFLNQIYNQKKKLKEKKIEIKILGIANSKNYIVQKNHIKKIQIQNFINKKIKNFNIKHFIKKIRKNNLNNPVIIDCTSSKYISKKYDYFIKNKFHIISSNKKANTDNINYYKKIRKYSIKYKKKFLYETNVGAGLPIIENLKNLINSGDKIIKFRGILSGSLSYIFGKLEEKCSISKAVEKAKKLGFTEPNPIDDLSGIDVARKLLIIAREIGYNLELKDINIEKILPENIKKNKFIKEKTTIQIKDLEHFYSKKILQAKKNKKVLRLVGSISKNGNCIVKIESIDKKDPLYEIKNGENAFIFYSKYYSPIPLILRGYGAGNQVTSAGVFSDLLRIIS is encoded by the coding sequence GTGAAAGTATTAAAATTTGGCGGTTCTTCTTTATCAAATGCAAAAAAATTTATAAAAATATCAAAAATATTAAAAAAAAAAAGTAAAAACAACAAAATTTATGTAGTATTATCAGCTCCATATAAAATTACTAATTATTTAATTTCTTACATAAAAAATTATGAAAATAAGAAAAATAATGATAATTTAGAAAAAATTAAAAAAAAACTCAAAAAAATATTAATAAATATTTTATTAATAGAAAAAAAAATTAAAATTTCAGTACTAAAAAATATATTAAATAATCATATAAAAAAAATAGAAAAAATATTAAAAAATAGAACACATACAAAAAAAATAAATGAAAAAGAAAAAGCAATTATAATAAGTAAAGGAGAAATCATATCAGTAGAAATTATGCATTATATTTTAAAAAATATGAACGTAAAATCTAAAATAATAAATCCTGTAAAAAAAATAATTTCTAATAATAATTATTTAAATGCAAAAATAAATATAGATGCATCCTGCAAAAAATTAAAAAGTACAAAAAAATATAAAGAAAAAATAATTTTAATGCCAGGATTTATATCAGGAAACAAAAATAAAGAAACAACATTATTAGGAAGAAACGGATCTGATTATTCAGCAACAATATTATCAAATTGTCTACATGTAGAATTATGTGAAATTTGGAAAGACGTAAATGGAATATATACAGCAGATCCAAAAATTGTTTACAATGCAAAACATATAAAAAAAATTTCATATGAAGAAACTTTAGAACTAGCAAAATGTGGATCAGAAATAATACACCCAAAAGCAATATATCCTTTATATAAAAAAAATATACCATGCATTATAAAAAATTCATATTTTCCAAATATTAAAGGAACATTAATACACAAAAATTCTGAAAATAATAGTAAAATCTCAATAAAAAGTATTACATATTTAAAAAATTCAGCAATAATACAAATATTTTTTAAAAAAAATGTAAATAAAAAAATATTGAAAAAAATATTAATGTATGAACAAGAAAATAGCCAATATAAAATATTTAATACTAAAATAATAAGTGAAAAAAAAATTACAATTATAAAATCTAATTATGATAATAATGAAAACATAAAAATTTTAAAAAATTTTATAGAAAAACATTTTAAGAAAGATCAAAAATGTAAAATAAAAATAAAAAAAAACTTATCAATAATATCTATTATAGGAAAGAACATATCATCAAAAACAAAAATATTATATAAAATAATTTATGCAATAAAAAAAATTAATGTAAAAATAATTTCAATAATTTTAGAAAATTCAAAAAACTCAATTTCAATAATAATAAAAAAAAAATATCTTAAAAGTTCAATAATATCTATACACAATGAATTTTTTTATAAAAAAAAAATAATAGAAATATACTTATTAGGTGTAGGAGGAGTTGGTAATAGTTTTTTAAATCAAATTTATAATCAAAAAAAAAAATTAAAAGAAAAGAAAATAGAAATAAAAATACTAGGTATTGCAAACTCAAAAAATTATATAGTACAAAAAAATCATATAAAAAAAATACAAATACAAAATTTTATAAATAAAAAAATAAAAAATTTTAATATAAAACATTTTATAAAAAAAATAAGAAAAAATAATTTAAACAATCCTGTTATAATAGATTGTACATCTAGTAAATATATTTCTAAAAAATATGATTACTTTATAAAAAACAAATTTCATATAATATCATCTAATAAAAAAGCAAACACAGATAATATTAATTATTATAAAAAAATTAGAAAATATTCAATAAAGTATAAAAAAAAATTTTTATATGAAACAAATGTAGGAGCTGGGTTACCAATAATAGAAAATTTAAAAAATTTAATTAATTCCGGAGATAAAATAATAAAATTTAGAGGAATATTATCTGGATCTTTATCATATATTTTTGGAAAATTAGAGGAAAAATGTTCTATATCAAAAGCAGTAGAAAAAGCAAAAAAACTTGGATTTACTGAACCTAATCCAATAGATGATTTATCTGGAATAGATGTAGCTAGAAAATTGTTAATTATAGCTAGAGAAATTGGTTACAATTTAGAATTAAAAGATATTAACATAGAAAAAATTCTACCTGAAAATATAAAAAAAAATAAATTTATAAAAGAAAAAACAACAATACAAATAAAAGATCTAGAACATTTTTATTCAAAAAAAATTTTACAAGCAAAAAAAAATAAAAAAGTACTAAGATTAGTAGGATCAATATCAAAAAATGGAAATTGTATTGTAAAAATAGAAAGTATAGATAAAAAAGACCCATTATATGAAATAAAAAATGGTGAAAATGCATTCATATTTTATAGCAAATATTATAGCCCAATACCATTAATATTAAGAGGATATGGCGCAGGAAATCAAGTTACTTCAGCTGGAGTATTTTCAGACTTATTACGCATAATATCATAA
- the rnt gene encoding ribonuclease T, whose amino-acid sequence MVKKMKDNHKINYFLKKRFRNFYPVVIDIETAGFNYKTDAMLEIAAITLKMDKSGWLKREKIFHYHIKPFIGSTLNKTSIKFNKIDPFSPLRGAVSEKNALNSILKKINKRIKLEKCKKGIIVAHNSIFDLNFFMSAIKRNSIKKNPFHTFATFDTATLSGLAIGQTVLSKACKNIGIYFDNKQAHSALYDAIKTATLFCKIVNKWKKLGGWPIKK is encoded by the coding sequence ATGGTCAAAAAAATGAAAGATAACCACAAAATAAATTATTTTTTAAAGAAAAGATTTAGAAATTTTTATCCAGTTGTAATAGACATAGAAACAGCAGGATTTAACTATAAAACAGATGCAATGCTAGAAATAGCAGCAATAACTTTAAAAATGGACAAATCAGGATGGTTAAAAAGAGAAAAAATTTTTCACTACCACATAAAACCATTTATAGGATCTACATTAAATAAAACTTCAATCAAATTTAACAAAATAGATCCATTTAGCCCTCTGAGAGGTGCTGTAAGTGAAAAAAACGCTTTAAATAGTATTTTAAAAAAAATAAATAAAAGAATAAAATTAGAAAAATGTAAAAAAGGAATAATAGTTGCTCATAATTCAATATTTGATTTAAATTTCTTTATGTCAGCTATAAAAAGAAATAGTATAAAAAAAAATCCTTTTCATACTTTTGCAACATTTGACACAGCTACATTAAGTGGTTTAGCAATAGGTCAAACTGTCCTATCAAAAGCATGTAAAAATATAGGAATATATTTTGACAATAAACAAGCACATTCTGCATTATATGATGCAATAAAAACAGCAACTTTATTTTGTAAAATAGTAAATAAATGGAAAAAATTAGGAGGTTGGCCTATAAAAAAATAA
- the ychF gene encoding redox-regulated ATPase YchF produces MSLKCGIVGLPNVGKSMLFNILTKSNVPSKNFPFCTIEPNIGISVVEDYRIDKIAKIVKSKNIIKSYIKCVDIAGLIKNSYLGDGLGNKFLENIKNVDVILHVVRFFKEENIIHVNNKVDPVYDVDLVNTELILSDYQNCKKYIKCYEEKIKKKKLEKSDNLFEIFDVLNLCLKNLKKNIMLNNVVFSKKQKNIVKIFNFITNKPVLYIANISIKDFVFLKIKNKIFNKLINFPYKIFPICINFNKISLFKNNINYDTMLKFFLKDINKIIYLAFNLLNMQTFFTVGDKEIRAWIVKKGITAIDASNIIHTDFKKGFIRARVISYKDFLFYKSIKMVKKFGKYRLEGKNYILSDGDIIYFLFNV; encoded by the coding sequence ATGTCATTAAAATGCGGTATAGTAGGTTTACCTAATGTTGGAAAATCTATGTTATTTAATATATTAACAAAATCAAACGTTCCTTCCAAAAATTTTCCATTTTGTACTATAGAACCTAACATAGGTATTTCTGTTGTTGAAGATTATAGAATAGATAAAATTGCTAAAATTGTTAAATCTAAAAATATTATAAAATCTTATATAAAATGTGTAGACATAGCTGGATTAATTAAGAATTCGTATTTAGGTGATGGTTTAGGTAATAAATTTTTAGAAAATATTAAAAATGTTGATGTAATATTACATGTAGTTAGATTTTTTAAAGAAGAAAATATAATACATGTTAATAATAAAGTTGATCCTGTATATGATGTTGATTTAGTTAATACAGAGCTTATTTTATCTGATTATCAAAATTGTAAAAAATATATAAAATGTTATGAAGAAAAAATAAAAAAAAAAAAATTAGAAAAATCAGATAATTTATTTGAAATTTTTGATGTACTAAATCTTTGTTTAAAAAATTTAAAAAAAAACATTATGCTTAACAATGTTGTTTTTAGTAAAAAACAAAAAAATATTGTAAAAATTTTTAATTTTATAACCAATAAACCTGTATTATATATTGCAAATATAAGTATAAAAGATTTTGTTTTTTTAAAAATTAAAAACAAAATTTTTAATAAATTAATAAATTTTCCTTATAAAATTTTTCCTATTTGTATTAATTTTAATAAAATTTCATTGTTTAAAAATAATATTAATTATGATACTATGTTAAAGTTTTTTTTAAAAGATATTAATAAAATAATATATTTAGCATTTAATTTGTTAAACATGCAAACTTTTTTTACTGTAGGAGATAAAGAAATAAGAGCATGGATAGTAAAAAAAGGTATTACTGCTATTGATGCATCTAATATTATTCATACAGATTTTAAAAAGGGATTTATACGAGCTAGAGTAATTTCTTATAAAGATTTTTTATTTTATAAAAGTATAAAGATGGTAAAAAAATTTGGAAAATATAGATTAGAAGGTAAAAATTATATTTTGTCTGATGGAGATATTATATATTTTTTATTTAATGTATAG
- the thrB gene encoding homoserine kinase, with protein MIKIYSPATIGNISVGFDTLGLAISPLDNSNLGDTIEIKKYKNFKIKNIGKFSKQLPKKFTKNIIWQCWKYFCKKIKKNISVLITLEKNIPIGSGLGSSACSISSSLVAMNVFCNNPLSNIELLKLMGKLEGKISGNVHYDNVAPCFLGGLQIILNKKNIISQNIPFFKNWIWIVAWPGTKTSTLQARKILPKKYKLKTCVEHSRNLSGFIHSSYSMQQKLASKFIKDLIAEPYRMKYIPNFIEIKKTIEKMGAIGFGISGSGPTIFSICKNITISKKISQWLTKNYLKKKEGFVKICKVNNKGTTIIG; from the coding sequence ATGATAAAAATTTATTCACCAGCTACTATAGGAAATATAAGTGTAGGATTTGACACACTAGGATTAGCAATTTCTCCATTAGACAATTCTAATTTAGGAGATACTATAGAAATAAAAAAATATAAAAATTTTAAAATAAAAAATATTGGAAAATTCTCAAAACAACTTCCAAAAAAATTTACAAAAAATATTATATGGCAATGTTGGAAATATTTTTGTAAAAAAATAAAAAAAAACATATCAGTATTAATAACTTTAGAAAAAAACATTCCTATAGGGTCAGGACTTGGTTCTAGTGCATGTTCAATTTCATCAAGTTTAGTTGCTATGAATGTATTTTGCAATAATCCATTATCTAACATTGAACTTTTAAAATTAATGGGAAAATTAGAAGGAAAAATTTCTGGTAATGTGCATTATGACAACGTCGCTCCTTGTTTTTTAGGAGGGCTTCAAATAATATTAAATAAAAAAAATATAATAAGTCAAAATATACCATTTTTTAAAAATTGGATATGGATAGTAGCTTGGCCGGGAACAAAAACATCTACTCTACAAGCTAGAAAAATATTACCTAAAAAATATAAGTTAAAAACTTGCGTTGAACATAGTAGAAATCTATCAGGATTTATACATTCATCATATTCTATGCAACAGAAATTAGCTTCTAAATTTATAAAAGATTTAATAGCAGAACCATATAGAATGAAATATATACCAAATTTTATAGAAATAAAAAAAACTATAGAAAAAATGGGTGCAATAGGATTTGGAATATCTGGATCAGGTCCAACAATTTTTTCTATATGTAAAAATATTACAATATCAAAAAAAATATCACAATGGTTGACAAAAAATTATTTAAAAAAAAAAGAAGGATTTGTAAAAATATGTAAAGTAAATAATAAAGGAACAACAATAATTGGATAA
- the thrC gene encoding threonine synthase translates to MKLYSLKNIFKEVTFLEAVQLGLCEKQGLFFPKKIPFFKKKEIKKILKMNFFEKSFKILNAFIGNEISKTNLRKIIKKSFEHTIPKIRKIEKNIACLELFHGPTLAFKDFGARFMSQIIYFLKKKNKGKVTILTATSGDTGAAVANAFYKMKNVNVVILYPKGKISKIQEKMFCTLEENVKTISVNGSFDECQKLVKIAFNDSKLKKKIGLNSGNSINISRLLAQICYYFEAFSNLKKKYRKNLIISVPCGNFGNITAGLIAKSIGLPIKSFIASTNSNDTVPRFLKYNKWEPKKTISTISNAMDISIPNNWDRIIELFKQKKWNIKNSKYLKFGSVSEKQTKKSIKKLYKLKYISEPHAAVAYTILKKKIKKEEYGLFLGTAHPSKFKDTVEEIINKKIKLPEKIKHQKNMKSFSFSIDPKFNLLKKFLT, encoded by the coding sequence ATGAAACTATATAGTTTAAAAAATATTTTTAAAGAAGTAACCTTTTTAGAAGCTGTTCAACTTGGATTGTGTGAAAAACAAGGTTTGTTTTTTCCAAAAAAAATACCATTTTTTAAAAAAAAAGAAATAAAAAAAATATTAAAAATGAATTTTTTTGAAAAAAGTTTTAAAATATTAAATGCTTTTATAGGAAATGAAATATCTAAAACTAATTTACGCAAAATAATAAAAAAATCTTTTGAACATACAATTCCAAAAATAAGAAAAATAGAAAAAAATATTGCATGTTTAGAATTATTTCATGGACCTACATTAGCTTTTAAAGATTTTGGTGCAAGATTTATGTCTCAAATAATATATTTTTTAAAAAAAAAAAATAAAGGCAAAGTAACAATATTAACTGCAACTTCAGGAGATACTGGAGCAGCTGTCGCAAATGCATTTTATAAAATGAAAAATGTAAATGTAGTTATATTATATCCAAAAGGAAAAATAAGCAAAATACAAGAAAAAATGTTTTGTACTTTAGAAGAAAATGTAAAAACAATATCTGTAAATGGAAGTTTTGATGAATGTCAAAAATTAGTAAAAATTGCGTTCAACGATTCAAAATTAAAAAAAAAAATTGGTTTGAATTCAGGAAATTCTATAAATATAAGTAGATTGTTAGCTCAAATTTGTTATTATTTTGAAGCATTTTCTAATTTAAAAAAAAAATATAGAAAAAATTTAATAATATCAGTTCCATGTGGAAATTTTGGTAACATAACAGCAGGATTAATAGCTAAGTCAATAGGACTTCCAATAAAAAGTTTTATAGCATCTACAAATTCTAATGACACAGTTCCTAGATTTTTAAAATATAATAAATGGGAACCTAAAAAAACAATTTCTACAATTTCTAATGCAATGGATATTAGTATTCCAAACAATTGGGATAGAATAATAGAATTATTTAAACAAAAAAAATGGAATATAAAAAATTCAAAATACTTAAAATTTGGATCAGTATCAGAAAAACAAACAAAAAAAAGTATAAAAAAATTATATAAATTAAAATATATTTCTGAGCCGCATGCTGCAGTAGCATATACAATATTAAAAAAAAAAATAAAAAAAGAAGAATATGGGCTATTTTTAGGAACAGCACATCCATCCAAATTCAAAGATACAGTAGAAGAAATTATAAATAAAAAAATAAAATTACCTGAAAAAATTAAGCACCAAAAAAATATGAAATCTTTTTCATTTTCTATAGATCCAAAATTCAATTTATTAAAAAAATTTTTAACGTAA
- the ung gene encoding uracil-DNA glycosylase yields the protein MKKIITWKDILSIKKKKYLFKILKLINKMRLTKKIYPSNNDIFSAFKYTNFDKIKVVILGQDPYHKFGQANGLAFSVNYGIKIPPSLINIFKELKNNVNNFYIPNHGCLIKWALQGVFLLNTILTVEEGKPNSHEKIGWSFFTDFVIKKISFYRKNIIFLLWGNNAKKKINLINTKKHFIFTSSHPSPYSARKSFFGCKHFLKTNKILNILHKKKICWNL from the coding sequence ATGAAAAAAATTATAACATGGAAAGATATATTAAGTATTAAAAAAAAAAAATATTTATTTAAAATATTAAAACTTATCAATAAAATGAGATTAACAAAAAAAATATATCCTTCTAATAATGATATATTTTCTGCATTTAAATATACTAATTTTGATAAAATTAAAGTAGTTATATTAGGTCAAGATCCTTATCACAAATTTGGTCAAGCAAATGGTTTAGCATTTTCAGTAAATTATGGTATTAAAATTCCACCTTCTTTAATAAATATATTTAAAGAATTAAAAAATAATGTAAACAATTTTTATATTCCAAATCATGGATGTTTAATAAAATGGGCACTTCAAGGTGTTTTTTTGTTAAATACTATACTTACAGTAGAAGAAGGAAAGCCAAATTCTCATGAAAAAATTGGGTGGTCATTTTTCACTGATTTTGTTATAAAAAAAATAAGTTTTTATAGAAAAAATATAATTTTTTTATTATGGGGTAATAATGCAAAAAAAAAAATTAATTTAATTAATACTAAAAAACATTTTATTTTTACTTCATCTCATCCTTCTCCATATTCTGCAAGAAAAAGTTTTTTTGGATGCAAGCATTTTTTAAAAACAAATAAAATTTTAAATATTTTGCACAAAAAAAAGATATGTTGGAATTTATAA
- a CDS encoding DUF2076 domain-containing protein: MNSEESKLIKNLFKKIHGIEKKFSKKDDDANNLIIDLIKKNPNSHYYMVQSLLVQDEVILRLNNNINTLKKKIEELKDFKKNTKKSFLSNFFSSEKKDKKSEIGASSINNNISNSEKNNSNEKIVKESNFSGYKSNNSFLGNALQTAAGVAGGVVFGNLLTSLFSSNRHDQPIINDVHNTNIFNLDENDKNNLDASHIHENEHIKENLENSKLDNLEKNNFDIVKNDSIEESEENFIENDFI, from the coding sequence ATGAATTCTGAAGAAAGTAAACTTATTAAAAATTTGTTTAAAAAAATACATGGTATAGAAAAAAAATTTTCTAAAAAAGATGATGATGCTAATAACTTAATAATTGATTTAATAAAGAAGAATCCAAATTCTCATTATTACATGGTTCAGTCTTTGTTAGTTCAAGATGAAGTAATATTAAGATTAAATAATAATATTAATACTTTAAAGAAAAAAATAGAAGAACTAAAAGATTTTAAAAAAAATACTAAAAAAAGTTTTTTGTCAAATTTTTTTAGTTCTGAAAAAAAAGATAAAAAAAGTGAAATTGGTGCAAGTAGTATAAATAATAATATTAGTAATTCAGAAAAAAATAATAGTAATGAAAAAATTGTTAAAGAAAGTAATTTTTCTGGTTATAAAAGTAATAATAGTTTTTTAGGAAATGCATTGCAAACTGCAGCTGGTGTAGCTGGTGGTGTAGTGTTTGGTAATTTGTTAACAAGTTTATTCAGTTCAAATAGACATGATCAACCTATAATAAATGATGTACATAATACAAATATTTTTAATTTAGATGAAAATGATAAAAATAATTTAGATGCTAGTCATATACATGAAAATGAACATATTAAAGAAAATTTAGAAAATTCTAAATTAGATAATTTAGAAAAGAATAATTTTGATATTGTAAAAAATGATTCTATAGAAGAATCTGAAGAGAATTTTATAGAAAATGATTTTATATAG